In Carya illinoinensis cultivar Pawnee chromosome 16, C.illinoinensisPawnee_v1, whole genome shotgun sequence, a single window of DNA contains:
- the LOC122299368 gene encoding F-box/FBD/LRR-repeat protein At1g13570-like, which produces MEMDLDKISNLPGHVIDQILSQLSIKEAVKTSILSSKWRFKWATLPHLVFDNQCFPVSSQDQTIVKNKLVSIVDHVLLLHNGPIYKFKLSHRDLLGITDIDRWILHLSRCSIKEFVLEIWKGQRYKMPSSLFLCQNLVHLELFNCFLKPPLTFKGFGSLKSLDLQHVTLAQDVFERLISSCPLLERLTLMNFDGFAHLNINAPNLQYFDIGGVFEDISFENTSHLAVVAIGLYVNVGDDQKQVYSNSSNLLKFFVHLPLIRRLEVQSYFLKYLAVGTLPGRLPIPCVNLNFLSLRINFNDAEEVLTALCLLRSSPNLQELEILARPEELAAVAKFINFQEDDHSSFTFNQLQLVKIFGISGTQRELNFINLVLLTSPVLERMTVKPASIDGSWELVKELLRFRRASTIAEVIYLDP; this is translated from the exons ATGGAGATGGACCTAGATAAGATCAGCAACTTACCAGGGCATGTTATAGATCAAATTTTGTCACAGTTGTCAATTAAGGAGGCAGTAAAGACAAGTATTTTGTCAAGCAAGTGGAGGTTCAAATGGGCTACACTTCCACATCTCGTGTTTGATAATCAGTGTTTCCCAGTTTCTTCTCAAGATCAAACTATTGTCAAAAATAAACTTGTGAGCATTGTTGATCATGTTCTCTTACTTCATAATGGACCAATATACAAATTCAAGCTATCGCATCGAGATCTTCTGGGAATTACCGACATTGATCGGTGGATTCTTCATCTATCTAGGTGCTCTATCAAAGAGTttgttcttgaaatttggaaagGGCAGCGCTACAAGATgccttcttctttatttttatgcCAGAATCTGGTTCACTTAGAGTTATTTAATTGTTTCCTAAAACCTCCGTTGACATTTAAAGGCTTTGGGAGCTTGAAGAGCCTTGATCTACAGCATGTGACCTTGGCCCAAGATGTCTTTGAAAGGCTGATTTCTAGCTGCCCTCTGCTTGAAAGATTGACATTGATGAACTTCGATGGTTTTGCCCATCTCAACATTAATGCACCAAATCTCCAATATTTTGATATTGGAGGTGTTTTTGAGGATATTAGTTTTGAAAATACCTCCCATTTAGCTGTTGTTGCCATTGGATTATATGTAAATGTCGGCGATGACCAAAAGCAAGTTTATTCCAATTCTAGCAATTTGCTTAAATTTTTTGTTCATCTACCCCTTATCCGAAGGCTGGAGGTTCAGAGTTACTTTTTGAAG TATTTGGCTGTTGGAACTTTGCCGGGAAGGTTGCCTATCCCATGTGTCAATCTTAACTTTCTTTCCTTGCGCATAAACTTCAACGATGCAGAGGAGGTTTTAACAGCTCTGTGCCTGTTAAGAAGTTCACCTAATCTACAAGAACTAGAAATTTTG GCTCGCCCAGAGGAGCTGGCTGCTGTGGCAAAATTCATCAACTTTCAGGAAGATGACCATTCGAGTTTTACATTCAACCAACTGCAACTAGTGAAGATATTTGGCATCTCTGGTACACAACGTGAATTGAATTTCATCAACTTAGTGCTATTGACTTCCCCTGTGCTCGAAAGAATGACCGTTAAGCCTGCCTCCATTGATGGAAGCTGGGAGTTGGTTAAAGAATTGCTGCGATTCAGGCGAGCCTCCACGATAGCAGAAGTCATTTATTTGGACCCATAA
- the LOC122299870 gene encoding uncharacterized protein LOC122299870 — protein MFFKVDWIIGYLIVLIIIAGLYILVQGTYSHLHTLLSSSPKMSSSSSSTSMSSSFAKHTSSQALCFCEVKPTLKYSTTAKNPGRAFLGCPNYNTEGLPFCKYFKWADSNQVIELQIRERIDELLRKERDLEKIVELLEKREIDLRKIVDQLETELVRHAQRSQRKCLVSRFLGMYWAAALVLCFLFGCWLLF, from the exons ATGTTTTTCAAAGTTGATTGGATAATTGGGTACTTAATTGTTCTAATAATCATTGCAGGTTTATACATATTAGTGCAAGGAACATATTCTCATTTGCACACCTTGCTGTCATCTTCCCCAA aaatgtcatcatcatcatcatcaacatcaatgTCTTCCTCTTTTGCTAAACATACCTCAAGTCAAGCTCTGTGCTTCTGTGAGGTCAAACCCACATTGAAGTACTCAACTACGGCAAAAAATCCTGGACGAGCCTTCTTAGGGTGTCCAAACTATAACACAGAG GGATTACCATTCTGCAAGTATTTCAAATGGGCAGATAGTAATCAAGTAATTGAGCTCCAAATCCGAGAAAGAATTGATGAGCTGCTACGGAAGGAGAGAGATCTCGAGAAGATAGTCGAGCTGCTAGAAAAGAGGGAAATTGACCTTCGCAAGATAGTGGATCAGCTCGAGACGGAGTTGGTGCGTCATGCACAACGTTCTCAAAGGAAGTGTTTAGTGTCACGGTTCTTGGGGATGTATTGGGCTGCTGCATTAgtactctgttttctttttggatGTTGGCTTCTGTTTTGA